Below is a window of Desulfatibacillum aliphaticivorans DSM 15576 DNA.
GATTTCCTCATCCTTGTTCCAGTCAAAGTCCAGGGAGACCGGAAAATCCTTGGCTTTCGCCTCAATGGAGCAAATCCGCGCATGCACGTACTGGACGTACCAGACCGGGTTTTCGTTGGTCTGTTTTTTCGCCAGCTCCAGGTCAAAATCCAGGGGGCTTTCATAATGCCGTGATAGAAAGATAAACCGCGCCGCGTCCGCGCCCACTTCGTTCACCACGTCAGCAAGGGTTTCGAACGTGCCGCCCCGGGTGGTCATGGCAAGGGGCTCGCCGTCCCGAAGCAAATTGACCAGCTTGACCAAGACCACTTCAAAGGCGTCCTTGTCCCGGCCCACGGCGTCCACGGCTGCCTTCATACGGGCGATGTACCCGTGATGGTCCGCGCCCCATACGTCGATAACCCGGTCAAAGCCCCGGTCGAACTTGTTTTTGTGGTAGGCAATGTCCGAGGCGAAATAGGTGGTCAGGCCGTTGTTTCTTACAACCACCCGGTCTTTTTCGTCGCCGCGATCTTCGGTCTTGAACCACTTGGCGCCGTCTTTTTCGTAAATGTCGCCGGTTTTTTCAAAATGCTCCAGGGCGTTCTGCACGCTGTTGTCGTCGTACAGGCTTTGCTCCGAAAACCAAACGTCGTGATTAACCCGGAAGTCCTTGAGGTCTTGTTTGATGCCGTCCAGGATGTCGTTGGCCGCAAACCGGGCGCACCACAAAACGGCGTCCTCTTCCTCCATGGAATCCAGGTCGGCCAGGTTTTCGTCCTGAATGCGTTTGGCCAGATCCTTGATATAGTCGCCCTGGTAGCAATCCTTGGGAAAGTCGATTTCCTTGCCCTTAAGCTCGCAATACCGCAGCCAGGTTGACAGTCCTAAAGTGCGGATTTGCCGGCCCGAGTCGTTGATGTAATACTCCCGCTCCACCTCAAAGCCGCACATGTCCAGCAAGGCCGCCAAGGCGTCGCCGACGGCCGCGCCCCGGCCGTGACCCACATGCAGGGGGCCGGTGGGATTGGCGCTGACGAACTCCACCTGGACTTTTTGTCCGGCGCCGATTTGAGAGCGGCCGTATTCATCGCCCTTATCCAAAATGCCTTTCACCACCCGCTGCCAAAGGCTGGGACGCAAATAAAAATTGATAAACCCCGGGCCTGCGATTTCCGTCTTCACCAGAAAATTTTCCGGATCTTCCAGATTGTCCACAATGGCCTCGGCTATCTTGCGAGGGGCCATCTTTTGGACCTTGGCCATGACCATGGCGATATTGGTGGAAAAATCTCCATGGGCTTCCTGCTTGGGCTCTTCCAGGCCGGGTTGGGGAATGGCGTCCGAGGGCAATACGCCCTGTTCGTGGGCCTTGAATGCGGCCCGGGTGATCATTTCGGCAAGTATTTCTTTCATTTTTCCACGTCTGGTTTTATAATTGTTTTCAATGGATAGGGCGGTTTCGACCCTCAACCCTATTAATGTACCACGACAAATGTAATCATGATACCAAAAGGGTAAAATTTTTATTTGTTTTGCCCCCTCAAGTCAAGGCGTTTGCCAACGGCTTGAAAAAATATTATATTATGGGAATGAATACGATGAAAACATGGTTTCTGGCAACCCGGCCCTGGTCCTTTGCAATGAGCCTGATCTCCGTAGGCGTCGGCGCGGCATGGGCGGGCGATTACGGCGTGTCCTGGTTCTGGCTGATCCTCACGGCCATAGCCCTGGTTTGCATCCACGGGGCGGCCAACCTGACCAACGATTATTTCGACTATAAAAACAAGGTGGACGTCCCGGACGCGCCCACAACAAAATACCGGCCTCACCCCCTGGCGCAAAATCTTTTGACCTTGCATGAGGTCAAGTGGTTCGCATTGACTCTGTTCGCCGTGGGGATCGGTCTGGGCCTGATCATGGCCGCCGCCAAAGGATGGCCGTTGATTTTGGTGGGGGCGGCCGGCATATTTATAGCCGTGGCCTATACTGCGCCCCCTATTGCCCTGAAGTATCACGCCCTGGGCGAGCCCATGGTCTTTTTATGCTGGGGGCCGCTGGCCATCCAGGGAGCTTATTTCGTCCAGACCGGAGAATTTTCATTGCCTTTGCTGCTGGTGTCCGCGCCCTTCGGCGCCCTGGTCAGCTTGGTTCTGCTGGCCAATAACCTCCGGGACGCGGAATTCGACCGCAGACAGGGCATATCCACCATACCCGTCAGGTTCGGAGGCCGCTCCGGCCGGCTGTTGTTCGCCGGGTTGATCGCCCTGTCCTTTGGCGGAGTGGCTGCTATGGCCGTGTTCGGGCCGTTGCCCATTTGGTCCCTGGCCGTGCTCCTGGCTTTGCCCCTGGCCTGGCCCATGTTTAAAATGGTTTCTCAAGATATTCCCGATGATGCCGATGCACAAACAGCCAGGCTGGACACCGTGTTCGGGGTTCTGCTGCTGGCTTCCCTGGTATTGGAGCACGTCATATGAAAGCCAAGTCCTTCGCCGGATACGATATCTTCCTGGCGGTTGGCATTGCAGCCTTGTTGTGGTTTTTTTCCTTTTCCGTAAATTACGGCCAGTTTTGGATTAAAATAATCCTGTCCGCCCTATGCCTGGCCGGCTTGGCCCTATGGTTCGGCTCCCGCAAAAGATTTCCCAATTTTGACGCTAACGCCATTATGCTTGGCGCCGCTTCGGCCGCGATCCTGTACCTGATTTTTTGGATAGGCGGCAAAACCTCGGGCATGATCCTGCCTTTCGCCTCCCAGCAGGTGAGCGGCATATACGCCAAGGTCCTGGGGCCGCCCACCTGGATGCTGGTTCTGTTTTTATTCTTTATAACAGGGCCGTGCGAGGAGGTGTTCTGGCGAGGATACGTCCAGGACAAGCTCATGAATCGCCTGGGATCCTGGCGCGGCTGGGCCGCCGCCACCCTGCTTTACGCCGGATTTCATCTGGTGACCTTTAATTTTATGCTCATCGCCGCGGCAGGCGTGGCCGGCGCCTTTTGGGGGCTTATGTACATGCAAAACCGCAGGCTGGCCCCGGCCATCGTGTCCCACTCCCTGTGGAGCGTGTTCGCCTTTGCAATCATCCCCATCATGACCCCAGGCGCCTGAATCCCGCCCGAATCCCTTGACATCCCCCCAAAACCTTAGTTTATGAATACCAACTGCGTCAAAAAGCGCGAAAAAAGAAAAAGATAAAAGAAAACTGTAGCCTCCGGCGGTAAAGCGAAAAGAAAACTGCGCCTCCGGCGGCAAACTTTTGAAAAAGTTTGATCAAAACTTTTTCAATGGCGCTGCGCGCAGGGGGAGAATGGAAAACGTAGTTGCGCGGTTTCCGCGTCTGTGCGCCGGGTTTCCCGGCAATTGAGGGCGTGGGCGTCGAAGCCGGCATCGTAGGTTGGGTAGAGCTTGCGAAACCCAACAAATAACGCCGCGAAGCGGCCTCATTATTGTCTATCGACAAGTCTCCTCGCCCTGTAGCCGCAGGGCTTGCCCTGCTTTTTTGGGGTGGCCCTGGCAGAGCAGTACCCTGCCAGGGTTGCGTTAGCAACAGTAGGTGCGACCTAAGAGGCTTCTAAAATGGTGAATGGCGGGCGGGCGAGAAGCGTAAACTAAAACCGAAGTTCGTAGGTCGAGTCACGCGAAGCTGTGAAACGGCGCTTGAAATTTTGGATATTGTTTTGCCGCATCTGAATTCAAAGCCTAAGAAGGCCATGCGCAGCGACCCGACATTTTTGTCCTCGCCATGTAGTTGCGCGGTCTCCGCGCCCGTAACCGCCGGGTTCTCCGGCAAAACATAGGGGCAGGGTTTCCCTGCCTAAAATTTTAAAACCAGGAACACCATGGATAAAGACCCAAAAACCGTCCAGGAAATGTTCGGCAGGATCGCCGGACGCTACGACCTTATGAACACCCTCATGACCATGGGACGGGATCAGTCCTGGCGCCGGTTCGTCTTACAGACCGCTGCGCCGCCCAAGGGCGGAAGCCTGTTGGACGTGGCTTGCGGCACGGGCCCCATGGCCTTGATGGCGACGACCATGTTTCCCAGCGTTTCCGTGACTGCCGTGGATTTTACGGAAAACATGGTGCGCACAGCCCTTTCCCGGCCGGGAAGGCAAAAGGTTTCCTGGGGAATCGCCGACGGCCTGGCCTTGCCCTTTGGGGATGACAGCTTTGACGCCGTGACTTCGGGATATTTGATCCGCAATGTGCCCGACCCGTTAAAGGCTTTTCAGGAGCAGGCCAGGGTGGTCAAGCCCGGAGGAAGGGTGGTTTGCCTGGACACCTGCCCGCCGCCGGACGGTCCTTTAAAGCCTGCGATCATGGTGCACATGAAGCATGTGATTCCCTTTTTAGGGCAGATCGTGGCTAAAAACCGGAGCGCTTACGAATATCTACCGGACACCACGGCCAATTTCATGAATCCCCAGCAGCTGACGGATCTCATGAAGCAGGCCGGACTTAAAAACATCGGCTTCCGCCAATTCATGTTCAACACCCAAACCGTGGCCTGGGGGGAAAAGTAATCAATCTTCTGTCTAAACGACAGTTGCAGGAGGGGCGCTCAAGCAAACAAAGTCCTGTCCCTCCATGCCCGAACCTGATAAAATCCTCCCATCATTTTGCTGGAATAAAAGCATAAAAAAGCAGCGGCAATGCGCCGCCTAATATCGGAATTCGAAAGAAAAGGAGAAATCCATGGTGAAGCGTTTTATTGCTGTGTTTGTCGTTTTGGCCCTGGCGGTTTTGTGCATGCCGTCCTCCTCCTTTGCGGTGTTTGAGGAGTTGGTCAAGCATCCGGCGAGATCCCCAAAGCCCTATAAGCAATACGCCAGCAAGGCTCCTTATGATCGCGTGGCTCCTGCGCCGGACGTTCTGGTGGATTATCTGAGGCTGGACAACAAGCTGAATGGATACCCCGAGGTTCCCAAGGCGGCCTCGGCGGACAAGACCTTTCTCAAGGACGTCAAGGACGCGGTCCGGGAACTTCCCGCGCCGGTCCAGGCTCAGTTGAGCAAGCATTTGGCCGGGATTTTTCTGGTCAGGGAGTTGGGCACCACCAGCCTGACCGAGGTTTTGACCGTTCCGGCCAACGAGCAAAAGGGCTTTATCGTCCTGGACGTGGATTTTATCAGTAAGCCGGTCAACGAATGGGCCAGCCTGAGAGCTAACAGCCCCTTTGCGCCGGACGGCAGGGCGGAAATCAAGGCCGTGTTGGAAGAGCCGGAGAACGACAACCGCAAGGCGGCCATCCAGTACATCCTGATTCATCAGATCGGGCATTTGGTGGGGGCGGCCATCGGCGCCTTCCCAAGCTGGAATAAGGACGAACCAGCGGAAAATTTTGCATTTTCCAAGATTTCCTGGAAAACCGTGAACGGAAAAACCGTAAGCAAGTTTGACGCCGAATTCACCATGCGGCCGAAAATCAAGTTTTACTCCCTGGCCGACAGTTCCATACCCGCGGTAAAAATTCCCGAATGCTACGCGCAGCTCAGGCAGACGGATTTCGCCGACCTGTACTCCTCCCGCAATGTGTGGAGCGATTTTGCAGGCGCTTATTCCGTGTACGTGCACACGGTTTTGCAGAAAAAGCCTTGGGTCATGGAGATCTATACGGACGGGGTCAAGACCGACTCCTTTTCCTCTCCCTTGTTCAGCGAGCGGGGTATGGCCAAAGTGCAATTCCTGGAAAGCCTGTTCAAACAATAGAAACAATAACGGGGCTTAGAAGTAATGTTTTAAGATCAAGCAATCACGTCTGAACCTACGATCCATCTATATACCAGAGTCCGAGAGTCATGGTCCCTTCCCCCCTGGCGGGGGAAGGACAGGATGGGGGCGTAGTCGCGCGGTCCCCGCGCCATAGCAGTTACGAGGTCTCCTCGCCGTAGTCGCGTGGTCCCCGCGCCGTAGTAGCGAGGTTTCCTCGCCGTAAGAAAGTCACCCCCACCCCAACCCTCCCCCGTCAAGGAGGAGGGAGTTTTTGGGGGAGCGCCTTTGGCGTTTAGTTTTTCATCGCATGCAACAATCTATTGAATATGCAATAAAAATTTGATTTCTGAAAGCTGAACGGCAAACAAAAGCGGGACTGGAAAAACCAGCCCCGCTTTGCATCTCTTCTTTTTTGTCCTATCAGATCTCGCCGGCGGCAATCTTCACGAATCGCTTGAGCAGGCCATGGGACGGGTCTGTCTCGCAGGTCTGGGCGTGGAGGGCGGAGATGTCTTCGCCTTGCTTTTTTAAAGCCTCGGCCTGAAAATCGATGTACTCGTCCATATGCTCGGCGGAGAATTCGGGGTGGAATTGCACGCCCCAGGCCCGCTCCCCAACCCGAATGGCGTGGTGAGGCTCAAAATCATTATACGCCAAAAGCACGGCGCCTTCGGGCAGTTCCAGAACCGCCTGGGTGTGGGTGGCGTGGCCGAAATACTTCGGCGGCATGTTCCGGAACAACAGGTCGGACGCCGCCTCGGCGGTTCCAAATATCTCTTTTGTTCCCACTTCCTTGCCCTTGGGATTGTTCCCGGCCTTGCCGCCCGCCGCCCGCCCCAATAGCTGATGCCCGAAGCATACACCCAAAAACGGAACGTTTTCTTCAATAATCCGCCGGATATAGGCTTCGGTGCGCAAAATCCACGGGTCGGGGTCCGTGACCATGGAATGGGAGCCGGTCATGATCGCGCCTGAAAAGGCTCCCATCTCGGGCAGGGGGACGTCTTCCCGGAAATCCACGATCATAACCTGATCCTGGGAAAGGCCGGCGTAATGCATGGTCCAGTCTTCGAAGTCTCCGAATTTTTTCCGGGTTTCGGGAAAGGTGCCGCCGGCCTTGATAATCAATATGGGTAACATTCTATAACTTCCTGACTATGCGCCTAAAGCAAGCGCTTTGGCGCGGCTGACTCCACCCTGTCTCCCCGATTGACTTCCTTGTCCGACAATCCGGACGGAATTGCAACTATTCTTCCTTCACGGCAGCGACGAAAGCGGGCAAAAAGTCCATGGCGTCCTCCACAATGCAGTAGTCCGAAATGGAGAAAATCGGCGCATGGGGGTCAGTGTTGATGGAAACCACAAATTGGGATCCGCTCATGCCCACTACATGCTGAAAGGCCCCGGACACGCCGCATCCCATGTAAAACTTGGGCGCCACGGTCTGGCCGGTCACGCCGATCTGGGCTTTGTAAGGCAGCCAGCCCATGTCGCAGGCGATGCGCGAGCCCGCCACGGCCGACCGGGAGAACAAGGCTGCGGCCTCTTCCACCAACTCGATGTTTTCCTCCGAGCCCATGCCGCGCCCGGCGCAAATCACCACCTGAGCCTGAGCCAGCCCCAGGTCCGCGCCCTCGGTCTCCTCCGCGCCCACGTACAAAGTCCCTTCCGGGGCTTTGTCGTAATCCCTGAGGGTTACCTCGCCCAGAGCCGCCGCCTTTTCCGCCTGGCCGAAGCTGCCGGGCAGCGCCCCGACCACCACTTTGTCGGCTATGGGCTTGATTTTCTGGGAG
It encodes the following:
- a CDS encoding ubiquinone/menaquinone biosynthesis methyltransferase, coding for MDKDPKTVQEMFGRIAGRYDLMNTLMTMGRDQSWRRFVLQTAAPPKGGSLLDVACGTGPMALMATTMFPSVSVTAVDFTENMVRTALSRPGRQKVSWGIADGLALPFGDDSFDAVTSGYLIRNVPDPLKAFQEQARVVKPGGRVVCLDTCPPPDGPLKPAIMVHMKHVIPFLGQIVAKNRSAYEYLPDTTANFMNPQQLTDLMKQAGLKNIGFRQFMFNTQTVAWGEK
- the menA gene encoding 1,4-dihydroxy-2-naphthoate octaprenyltransferase, yielding MKTWFLATRPWSFAMSLISVGVGAAWAGDYGVSWFWLILTAIALVCIHGAANLTNDYFDYKNKVDVPDAPTTKYRPHPLAQNLLTLHEVKWFALTLFAVGIGLGLIMAAAKGWPLILVGAAGIFIAVAYTAPPIALKYHALGEPMVFLCWGPLAIQGAYFVQTGEFSLPLLLVSAPFGALVSLVLLANNLRDAEFDRRQGISTIPVRFGGRSGRLLFAGLIALSFGGVAAMAVFGPLPIWSLAVLLALPLAWPMFKMVSQDIPDDADAQTARLDTVFGVLLLASLVLEHVI
- a CDS encoding electron transfer flavoprotein subunit alpha/FixB family protein — encoded protein: MSSDVKKALVVAEHKEGQITPATLECVECARILSGSLENVQAVVLAKDAGAAAAQLAEFGVQVLGFSGKSLEHYTGEAFRNAVLNAAETDDFAYIVLPHTSLGMDLGPALAAKWGASFISGAMEFKPEEDAFIRPVFNGKFSQKIKPIADKVVVGALPGSFGQAEKAAALGEVTLRDYDKAPEGTLYVGAEETEGADLGLAQAQVVICAGRGMGSEENIELVEEAAALFSRSAVAGSRIACDMGWLPYKAQIGVTGQTVAPKFYMGCGVSGAFQHVVGMSGSQFVVSINTDPHAPIFSISDYCIVEDAMDFLPAFVAAVKEE
- the argS gene encoding arginine--tRNA ligase, with translation MKEILAEMITRAAFKAHEQGVLPSDAIPQPGLEEPKQEAHGDFSTNIAMVMAKVQKMAPRKIAEAIVDNLEDPENFLVKTEIAGPGFINFYLRPSLWQRVVKGILDKGDEYGRSQIGAGQKVQVEFVSANPTGPLHVGHGRGAAVGDALAALLDMCGFEVEREYYINDSGRQIRTLGLSTWLRYCELKGKEIDFPKDCYQGDYIKDLAKRIQDENLADLDSMEEEDAVLWCARFAANDILDGIKQDLKDFRVNHDVWFSEQSLYDDNSVQNALEHFEKTGDIYEKDGAKWFKTEDRGDEKDRVVVRNNGLTTYFASDIAYHKNKFDRGFDRVIDVWGADHHGYIARMKAAVDAVGRDKDAFEVVLVKLVNLLRDGEPLAMTTRGGTFETLADVVNEVGADAARFIFLSRHYESPLDFDLELAKKQTNENPVWYVQYVHARICSIEAKAKDFPVSLDFDWNKDEEILKEIEEIRLMKALARYPEVVEGAARTLEPHRIVFYLRELASAFHSFYHDHMVLKEDQTPVLTKARLDLVTTVRQVIRNGLALLGVSAPESM
- a CDS encoding glutamine amidotransferase; translated protein: MLPILIIKAGGTFPETRKKFGDFEDWTMHYAGLSQDQVMIVDFREDVPLPEMGAFSGAIMTGSHSMVTDPDPWILRTEAYIRRIIEENVPFLGVCFGHQLLGRAAGGKAGNNPKGKEVGTKEIFGTAEAASDLLFRNMPPKYFGHATHTQAVLELPEGAVLLAYNDFEPHHAIRVGERAWGVQFHPEFSAEHMDEYIDFQAEALKKQGEDISALHAQTCETDPSHGLLKRFVKIAAGEI
- a CDS encoding CPBP family intramembrane glutamic endopeptidase, translated to MKAKSFAGYDIFLAVGIAALLWFFSFSVNYGQFWIKIILSALCLAGLALWFGSRKRFPNFDANAIMLGAASAAILYLIFWIGGKTSGMILPFASQQVSGIYAKVLGPPTWMLVLFLFFITGPCEEVFWRGYVQDKLMNRLGSWRGWAAATLLYAGFHLVTFNFMLIAAAGVAGAFWGLMYMQNRRLAPAIVSHSLWSVFAFAIIPIMTPGA